The following coding sequences are from one Granulicella sp. L56 window:
- a CDS encoding YceH family protein — MTLDPIQLRVLGALVEKEIATPENYPLSLNALVNACNQRSSRDPVLNLAEDEVRQAIHSLEDLKLTAPVNDSRVPKYEHRIRTVLNLRRDETAVLCLLMLRGAQTPGELRSRADRLYTFDDIGSVTSTLDRLASRPQPAQDAETPDATGPLVIMLPRQPGARESRYMHLLGGPIAVSAPPSSWSQPLPDSGHSTGSSRELLVSLHEEVITLHSTVAALERRITQLESLRTSEPLPLAEAVD, encoded by the coding sequence ATGACGCTCGACCCTATCCAGCTCCGCGTACTCGGCGCGCTTGTCGAAAAAGAGATTGCCACTCCGGAAAATTATCCGCTCTCGCTCAATGCTCTGGTCAACGCGTGCAACCAGCGCTCCAGCCGCGATCCCGTGCTCAATCTGGCCGAAGACGAGGTGCGCCAGGCAATCCATTCGCTCGAAGACCTCAAGCTCACCGCTCCCGTCAACGATAGCCGCGTGCCCAAGTACGAGCACCGCATCCGTACCGTGCTGAATCTTCGTCGAGACGAGACCGCCGTTCTCTGCCTGCTGATGCTGCGCGGCGCACAGACCCCCGGCGAACTGCGCAGCCGCGCGGACCGCCTCTACACCTTCGATGACATTGGTTCCGTCACCAGCACGCTCGACCGCCTCGCCTCCCGTCCCCAGCCTGCTCAGGATGCAGAAACTCCCGACGCCACCGGACCACTCGTGATCATGCTGCCGCGTCAGCCCGGCGCGCGCGAGTCCCGCTACATGCATCTGCTGGGCGGCCCAATCGCCGTCTCCGCGCCGCCGTCTTCATGGTCGCAGCCTCTGCCCGACAGCGGCCACAGCACAGGTTCCTCGCGCGAACTGCTCGTCAGTCTTCACGAAGAAGTCATTACGCTGCATTCCACGGTCGCGGCGCTGGAGCGGCGCATCACGCAGCTTGAATCTCTTCGCACCTCTGAGCCCCTTCCACTCGCCGAGGCCGTAGACTAA
- a CDS encoding PAS domain-containing sensor histidine kinase — protein sequence MQAASFKAAGLDFAALLDASPDAIIAFDRDFRIVYANPQAIRISQLETDGFIGKIYWDIRSESRGTILEENFLAAMHNRVSRQFEFYCAPVGLWMDILVTPLADGLAVFYKDISAAKLARETRDIATRRLQQTFDAMPDSIACLDRDWNFTFANWRAVDMLASGPLAGDNLWQCLHHSRQEPFSSNYRKAMEQRVPTEFEAYYPAPVDLWLNIQSIPSDDGIIIFFRDITERRQAEEALRESELRYRALTDLNPQAIWMGDANGRITYANHGFSDYLGFTTADLDHWITAFHPDDRTRVLDAWAVCVSTAAEYDIEARLFRARDSLPRWWWIRAQPIRDASGTILYWLGVAIDIDDRKTFAEMLLQKQAETERQRTELETIYDTAPVGLALFDPVEFRYLRVNDHQAAIIGLPKDRILGRSINEIAPLAGLKELFQQVAAGKVVRNHILEGELPSRPGQHRFWSVNYSPVYGAEGKVEAIAAVIVEITHQKKAESALIQSEKLAAVGRLASSISHEINNPLEAITNLLYLINLSDDLSPGARDYLHTAQSELSRVCQIATQTLRFHRQAVRATNVTAADLVDAVLNLYQGRLANSSVKVEACYATQTRILCFENDIRQVLNNLIANAIDAMRQGGRLIVRAHDTTDHSENSPKSRQGIRITIADTGHGMSPEVQTRLFEPFYTTKDLNGTGLGLWISAGIVRRHQGRLSFRSTQHSVHHGTIFSLFLPWAEEPSPPASQ from the coding sequence GTGCAAGCAGCCTCTTTCAAGGCAGCGGGTCTGGACTTCGCCGCGCTTCTCGACGCGTCGCCCGATGCCATCATTGCATTCGACCGCGACTTCCGCATCGTCTACGCGAATCCTCAGGCCATCCGTATCAGCCAGTTGGAGACGGATGGTTTCATCGGCAAAATCTACTGGGACATACGTTCGGAATCGCGAGGTACCATCCTCGAAGAGAATTTTCTGGCCGCCATGCACAATCGCGTTTCGCGCCAGTTCGAGTTCTATTGCGCTCCGGTTGGCCTCTGGATGGATATCCTGGTAACTCCCTTGGCGGATGGGCTGGCCGTCTTCTATAAAGACATCTCCGCCGCCAAGCTAGCCAGGGAGACCCGTGACATCGCAACCAGGCGCCTTCAGCAGACCTTCGACGCGATGCCCGATTCCATCGCCTGCCTCGACCGCGATTGGAACTTCACCTTCGCCAACTGGCGCGCCGTCGACATGCTCGCCTCCGGGCCGCTTGCCGGGGATAACCTCTGGCAATGCCTGCACCACAGCAGGCAGGAGCCCTTCAGCTCCAACTATCGCAAAGCCATGGAGCAGCGCGTCCCGACCGAGTTCGAGGCGTACTATCCCGCGCCGGTCGACCTGTGGCTCAACATCCAGTCGATTCCCTCCGACGACGGCATCATCATCTTCTTTCGCGACATCACCGAGCGGCGACAGGCCGAAGAGGCGCTCCGCGAAAGCGAGCTTCGCTACCGGGCTCTGACAGACCTCAATCCTCAGGCCATCTGGATGGGCGATGCCAACGGCAGGATCACCTACGCCAATCATGGCTTCAGCGACTACCTCGGCTTCACGACCGCCGACCTCGACCATTGGATTACCGCCTTCCATCCCGACGACCGCACCCGCGTCCTCGACGCATGGGCGGTCTGCGTCTCTACCGCTGCCGAGTACGATATCGAGGCCCGCCTTTTCCGTGCCCGCGACAGTCTGCCGCGCTGGTGGTGGATTCGCGCTCAACCGATCCGCGACGCATCCGGCACGATTCTCTACTGGCTGGGCGTCGCCATCGACATCGACGACCGCAAGACCTTCGCCGAGATGCTACTGCAAAAGCAGGCGGAGACCGAGCGTCAGCGCACCGAACTAGAAACCATCTACGACACTGCTCCCGTCGGCCTCGCGCTCTTCGATCCCGTCGAGTTCCGCTACCTGCGCGTCAACGACCATCAGGCTGCGATCATCGGTCTACCCAAGGACAGGATTCTAGGCCGTTCCATCAACGAGATCGCTCCGCTCGCCGGGCTGAAAGAGCTGTTTCAACAGGTCGCCGCCGGCAAAGTGGTCAGGAACCACATCCTCGAAGGCGAACTTCCCAGCCGCCCCGGCCAGCATCGCTTCTGGAGCGTCAACTACTCTCCGGTCTATGGCGCCGAAGGAAAAGTTGAGGCCATCGCCGCAGTCATCGTAGAGATTACCCATCAGAAGAAGGCCGAGAGCGCTCTCATCCAGAGTGAGAAGCTTGCCGCCGTCGGTCGCCTCGCAAGCTCCATCTCGCACGAGATCAATAACCCGCTCGAAGCCATCACCAACCTCCTTTATCTGATCAATCTCTCCGACGATCTGTCTCCCGGAGCGCGGGATTACCTGCACACGGCGCAGAGCGAGCTCTCGCGTGTCTGCCAGATCGCCACCCAGACGCTCCGCTTCCACCGTCAGGCCGTTCGCGCCACCAATGTCACCGCTGCCGATCTTGTAGACGCCGTCCTCAATCTCTATCAGGGCCGTCTCGCCAATTCGAGCGTCAAGGTCGAAGCCTGCTACGCCACTCAGACCCGCATCCTCTGCTTTGAAAACGACATCCGCCAGGTCCTCAACAACCTGATCGCCAACGCCATTGACGCCATGCGCCAGGGCGGCCGCCTCATCGTCCGCGCCCACGACACCACCGACCATTCGGAGAACTCTCCGAAGAGTCGGCAGGGCATCCGCATCACCATCGCCGACACCGGACACGGCATGTCACCCGAGGTGCAAACCCGCCTCTTCGAGCCCTTCTACACCACCAAAGACCTCAACGGCACCGGGCTCGGCCTCTGGATCTCCGCCGGAATCGTGCGCCGCCATCAGGGACGTCTTAGCTTCCGCAGCACACAGCATTCCGTCCACCACGGCACCATCTTCTCGCTCTTTCTCCCATGGGCAGAAGAACCATCGCCGCCTGCCTCGCAGTAA
- a CDS encoding glycoside hydrolase family 2 protein, whose protein sequence is MFPEAFCRLRKTLLATLSTALLLSSAAAHAQTADTTLLVDIDHRAATSLDGDWHTIVDPYSTGLYNFHHEIKADGYFMNGTKAYNGEPLEYNFATSPTLKVPGDWNTQRRDLFYYEGVLWYEKDFKYSPKPNTRTFIHFGAANYRSHVWVNTKKVCEHEGGFTPFDCDVTGVVKDGDNFVVVAVDNTRSADGVPTLQTDWWNYGGLTRDVSLVDVPQQFIDDYDLHLSRADHDLIEGYVHVENATPGTDVTVSIPELHATTHATVDANARAAIKLPVKSLSLWSPDNPKLYKVDLASGSDRLEDEMGFRTIETRGTEILLNGKPIFLRGVSVHAEAPYRTGRAYSEKDVDTLLGWAKEMGCNYVRLAHYPHDQRMTRATDRLGILVWSEIPDYWALQFDNPAVLAKSKQQLGEMIRRDRDKASIILWSVANETPDTEARTKYLTTMANLTRQLDPTRLVTAALLVKTQKTANGSVKIVDDPLGKALDVIGTNEYIGWYEQKPAGADTTTWDIHYQKPVIMSEFGAAARAGHHGPATERWTEEYQADVYKHQIPMLNRIPQLRGTSAWVLMDFRSPMRTLPGLQDNFNRKGLISDQGEKKQAFFVLQKAYKDKTLGKAE, encoded by the coding sequence ATGTTCCCTGAAGCCTTCTGCCGCCTGCGCAAAACCCTCCTTGCCACTCTAAGCACTGCCCTCCTGCTCTCCTCAGCCGCCGCCCACGCGCAGACCGCCGATACCACGCTGCTGGTGGACATCGACCACCGCGCCGCCACCTCGCTCGATGGCGACTGGCACACCATCGTCGATCCCTACTCCACCGGCCTCTACAACTTCCATCACGAGATCAAGGCAGACGGCTACTTCATGAACGGGACGAAGGCCTACAACGGTGAGCCGCTCGAATACAACTTCGCCACCTCTCCCACGCTCAAGGTTCCCGGCGACTGGAACACGCAGCGCCGCGACCTCTTCTACTACGAAGGCGTCCTGTGGTACGAGAAGGACTTTAAGTACAGCCCCAAGCCCAACACCCGCACCTTCATCCACTTCGGCGCTGCCAACTATCGCAGTCACGTCTGGGTCAACACTAAAAAAGTCTGCGAGCACGAGGGCGGCTTCACTCCCTTCGACTGCGACGTCACCGGCGTCGTCAAAGATGGCGATAACTTCGTCGTCGTCGCCGTAGACAACACTCGCTCCGCCGACGGTGTACCCACTCTCCAGACCGACTGGTGGAACTACGGCGGCCTCACCCGCGACGTCTCTCTCGTCGACGTACCTCAGCAGTTCATCGACGACTACGATCTCCATCTCAGCCGCGCCGACCACGATCTCATCGAAGGCTACGTCCACGTAGAAAACGCAACTCCCGGCACAGACGTCACCGTCTCCATCCCCGAGCTGCACGCCACCACCCACGCCACCGTCGATGCGAATGCCCGCGCCGCCATCAAGCTCCCCGTCAAATCACTCAGCCTGTGGTCGCCCGACAACCCCAAACTCTACAAGGTCGACCTCGCCTCTGGCTCCGATCGCCTCGAAGACGAGATGGGCTTCCGCACCATCGAAACCCGCGGCACCGAGATTCTGCTCAACGGCAAACCTATCTTCCTGCGCGGCGTCTCCGTCCACGCCGAAGCCCCCTACCGCACCGGACGCGCCTACAGCGAGAAAGACGTGGACACGCTGCTCGGCTGGGCCAAAGAGATGGGCTGCAACTACGTCCGCCTCGCCCACTACCCACACGATCAGCGCATGACCCGCGCCACCGACCGCCTCGGCATCCTCGTCTGGTCCGAGATTCCCGACTACTGGGCGCTCCAGTTCGACAACCCCGCCGTCCTCGCCAAATCCAAACAGCAGCTCGGCGAGATGATCCGCCGCGACCGCGACAAGGCCTCCATCATCCTCTGGTCCGTCGCCAACGAAACTCCCGACACCGAGGCGCGCACCAAATACCTCACCACCATGGCCAACCTCACCCGCCAGCTCGACCCCACCCGCCTCGTCACCGCCGCTCTGCTGGTCAAAACCCAGAAGACCGCCAACGGCTCCGTCAAGATCGTCGATGATCCGCTCGGCAAGGCGCTCGACGTCATCGGCACCAACGAGTACATCGGCTGGTACGAGCAGAAGCCCGCCGGAGCCGACACCACCACCTGGGACATTCACTACCAGAAGCCCGTCATCATGTCGGAGTTCGGTGCCGCCGCCCGCGCCGGCCACCACGGCCCCGCCACCGAGCGCTGGACAGAGGAGTATCAGGCCGACGTCTACAAGCACCAGATCCCCATGCTCAACCGCATCCCGCAGCTTCGCGGTACCAGCGCCTGGGTGCTCATGGACTTCCGCTCTCCCATGCGCACACTACCCGGCCTGCAGGACAACTTCAACCGCAAGGGCCTCATCTCCGACCAGGGCGAAAAGAAGCAAGCCTTCTTCGTCCTGCAAAAAGCCTACAAAGATAAGACCCTTGGCAAAGCTGAATAG
- a CDS encoding Fe2+-dependent dioxygenase, whose amino-acid sequence MLITIPDVLTAAQVQQARAKLDAADWVDGKVTAGYQAQKVKENHQLPEGHPVAVELGEMVLGGLARSPLFMSAALPLRVFPPMFNRYTGGGHFGTHVDTAIRQLVTTGQRIRTDISATLFLTKPEEYDGGELIVEDVYGSHSVKLPAGHMVLYPATSLHRVEPVTRGARVSSFFWIQSMIRSDADRSMLLDLDTAIQTLAKDVPGNAAGVQLTGVYHNLLRRWAEM is encoded by the coding sequence ATGCTGATTACGATTCCTGATGTGTTGACCGCCGCGCAGGTGCAGCAGGCGCGGGCGAAGCTCGATGCCGCCGATTGGGTGGACGGCAAAGTGACGGCTGGATACCAGGCACAGAAGGTGAAGGAGAACCATCAGTTGCCGGAGGGTCATCCGGTGGCGGTGGAGCTGGGCGAGATGGTGCTGGGTGGGCTGGCGCGGTCGCCGCTGTTTATGTCGGCGGCACTGCCGCTGCGCGTGTTTCCGCCGATGTTCAACCGCTATACCGGCGGCGGGCATTTTGGCACGCATGTGGATACGGCGATACGCCAACTGGTCACGACCGGGCAGAGGATTCGTACGGATATTTCGGCGACGCTGTTTTTGACGAAGCCGGAGGAGTATGACGGCGGCGAGCTGATCGTCGAGGACGTCTATGGGTCGCACTCGGTGAAGCTGCCTGCGGGGCATATGGTGTTGTATCCGGCGACGAGCCTGCATCGCGTGGAGCCGGTGACGCGAGGCGCGCGGGTGTCGAGCTTCTTCTGGATTCAGAGCATGATTCGCAGCGATGCCGATAGGTCGATGCTGTTGGATCTGGATACGGCGATTCAGACGCTGGCGAAGGATGTTCCGGGAAATGCGGCGGGAGTGCAGTTGACGGGGGTTTATCACAACCTGCTGCGGCGCTGGGCAGAGATGTAG
- a CDS encoding TonB-dependent siderophore receptor: MQVKRTLKMVGKGKKAGWKVGSRRGWLAMGTLAAYAVMGSSRGAMAAVTNDAGAGGAGAGAPAANLPVKRFHIATGPLDAAIKDYEQVTGLKVNVTLPAGTLSGFQTHGVNGLHTEEEGLRLLLEGTGLSYAAQDASTMVVGLRYSDSVNVTSSGLPDAVSMAKFSQPLIDTPQTVAVVPQFVLHDEGNSTLRDALRNVPGISMAAGESGAQGDNLTIRGFTARNDIFLDGIRDFGSYYRDSFNFDQVEVLEGPAGVQFGRGATGGIINQESKVPELQQFVNVQTQFGTDATRRITADINEPLKEIGHGGAAFRLNAVGQEGGVAGRPHAEIRRFGVAPSISFGLNSTTPFTISYFHYTESDTPDYGLPWLLNGVAPGPIRHNYYGFPDQNYLRTNDDILTAKVSHAFGENVSVHSIARWANYPRQAQITEPQICSNAAISVPVGGVVASLPTSAVNPTQPCNYTQASDPATIAVNRNQLQIKSVEGDLWDQTELTARFKVLGMRNDFDGGVEGGQEVSNPIRTSYTIKGVNTVPSTNLLHPNAADSFGGTGYITTVVHTKSQSMGVYFVDTIHLGNLFELSGGVRWDYFDTVYNSYQPVAPPAGGTVSAPIGPISRLDKQPSYRAAFVYKPTKHGSVYFDYGTSFDPAAESLSLSVPTAASSLAPEKNETYEAGAKYSLLHERLLLDGAWFRTEKDNAKETDPTNSNNIVNSGNQLVKGVQFSAVGRLPQGTDVVLGYAYLDSAVISSKFYPASVGYQLANVPKQTFNAFITQRLPLRLSAGLGGNYVASRTASSTVPYVPTGFAPNPNGPGYVVTSIAMKQVPGYWVFNAMMRRPVTDRLELQANVYNLLNRFYIDQPHPSHLIPGAGLSALIGVNFKF; encoded by the coding sequence ATGCAAGTGAAGCGGACTTTGAAGATGGTGGGTAAGGGTAAGAAGGCCGGCTGGAAGGTGGGGAGTCGGCGTGGGTGGTTGGCGATGGGAACGCTGGCGGCCTATGCGGTGATGGGTTCGAGTCGCGGCGCGATGGCGGCGGTGACCAACGATGCCGGAGCAGGCGGGGCGGGAGCGGGTGCACCGGCGGCGAACCTTCCGGTGAAGCGGTTTCACATTGCTACGGGGCCGTTGGATGCGGCCATCAAAGATTATGAGCAGGTGACCGGGCTGAAGGTGAATGTGACGTTGCCTGCCGGGACGCTGTCGGGATTTCAGACGCATGGCGTGAATGGGCTGCACACCGAGGAAGAAGGGCTGCGGCTGCTGCTCGAAGGAACGGGGCTGAGCTATGCGGCGCAGGATGCATCGACGATGGTGGTGGGGCTGCGCTACTCGGACTCGGTGAATGTGACGTCGTCGGGGTTGCCGGATGCGGTGTCGATGGCGAAGTTTTCGCAGCCGCTGATCGATACTCCACAGACGGTGGCGGTGGTGCCGCAGTTTGTGCTGCACGATGAGGGCAACTCGACGCTGCGGGATGCGCTGCGGAATGTTCCGGGCATCAGCATGGCGGCGGGCGAGAGCGGCGCGCAGGGCGACAACCTGACCATTCGCGGCTTTACGGCGCGCAACGATATCTTTCTGGATGGCATTCGCGACTTCGGCAGCTATTACCGCGACAGCTTTAACTTCGACCAGGTTGAGGTGCTGGAGGGACCGGCGGGCGTGCAGTTTGGGCGCGGAGCTACGGGCGGCATCATCAACCAGGAGAGCAAGGTTCCCGAGCTGCAGCAGTTTGTGAATGTGCAGACGCAGTTTGGCACGGATGCGACGCGGAGAATTACCGCCGACATCAATGAACCGCTGAAAGAGATTGGACATGGAGGCGCGGCGTTTCGGCTGAATGCTGTCGGGCAGGAGGGCGGTGTCGCTGGCCGACCACATGCCGAGATTCGACGGTTCGGGGTGGCTCCATCGATCTCGTTCGGATTGAATTCGACGACACCGTTCACGATCAGCTACTTCCATTACACCGAGAGCGATACGCCGGACTATGGTTTGCCGTGGCTGCTAAATGGCGTGGCTCCGGGACCGATCCGGCATAACTACTATGGCTTCCCTGACCAGAATTATCTGAGGACAAACGACGATATTCTGACGGCGAAGGTGAGCCATGCGTTTGGCGAGAATGTGAGCGTACACAGCATAGCGCGGTGGGCGAACTATCCGCGGCAGGCGCAGATTACCGAGCCGCAGATCTGCTCGAACGCTGCGATCAGTGTGCCTGTGGGCGGTGTGGTCGCTTCCCTGCCAACGAGCGCGGTCAACCCGACCCAGCCTTGTAACTACACGCAGGCATCCGATCCAGCGACGATTGCGGTGAATCGAAATCAGTTGCAGATCAAGAGCGTCGAAGGCGATCTATGGGACCAGACGGAATTGACGGCGCGGTTCAAGGTGCTGGGAATGCGGAATGATTTCGACGGCGGCGTCGAAGGCGGGCAGGAGGTATCGAACCCTATTCGCACCAGCTACACGATCAAGGGCGTCAATACTGTTCCTTCGACGAACCTGTTGCACCCGAATGCTGCTGACTCGTTTGGCGGGACCGGATACATCACCACGGTGGTACACACGAAGTCGCAGAGCATGGGAGTCTACTTCGTCGATACGATTCATCTTGGGAACCTGTTTGAGCTGAGCGGCGGGGTTCGCTGGGACTACTTCGATACGGTTTATAACTCGTACCAGCCGGTCGCTCCACCAGCAGGCGGCACGGTGAGCGCGCCGATTGGGCCGATCAGCAGGCTGGACAAGCAGCCGAGCTATCGCGCGGCGTTTGTGTACAAGCCGACGAAGCATGGCAGCGTGTATTTCGACTATGGAACGAGCTTCGATCCGGCGGCAGAATCTCTCAGCCTGAGCGTGCCGACGGCGGCCAGCTCGCTGGCTCCGGAGAAGAACGAGACCTACGAGGCCGGCGCGAAGTACAGCCTGTTGCATGAGCGGCTGCTGCTGGATGGCGCGTGGTTCCGCACGGAGAAGGACAATGCCAAGGAGACTGATCCGACGAACTCGAACAACATCGTGAACTCGGGCAACCAGCTGGTGAAGGGCGTGCAGTTCAGCGCGGTGGGCAGGCTGCCGCAGGGCACCGACGTTGTGCTGGGCTATGCGTATCTCGATAGCGCCGTGATCTCTTCGAAGTTTTATCCGGCCTCGGTCGGATATCAATTGGCGAATGTACCGAAGCAGACGTTCAATGCGTTCATCACGCAACGGCTTCCGCTGCGGCTGAGCGCGGGGTTGGGTGGCAATTATGTTGCCAGCCGTACGGCGAGCTCGACGGTGCCTTATGTGCCGACCGGCTTTGCGCCGAATCCGAATGGGCCGGGCTATGTCGTCACCAGTATTGCGATGAAACAGGTGCCGGGCTACTGGGTCTTCAACGCGATGATGCGGCGGCCGGTGACGGACAGGCTGGAGTTGCAGGCGAATGTGTATAACCTGCTGAACCGGTTCTATATCGATCAGCCGCATCCGAGCCACCTGATTCCGGGTGCTGGTTTGAGTGCGCTGATTGGAGTGAACTTCAAGTTCTGA